In Plasmodium gaboni strain SY75 chromosome 14, whole genome shotgun sequence, one genomic interval encodes:
- a CDS encoding hypothetical protein (conserved Plasmodium protein, unknown function) has product MAESSYRDTQLFKPNGVNIFDSNLGMNNKLSENISAEELFQSKNIYRDVKSKVIPGPIKTTTVEKVTKIPKIIFRERQKDIVKKEKKIIHKEVEIEKIVEVIENKDEIVYNEVKVPKYIDVPILQPRQEVHYQQISKNVPRGVELVITQTLEVPRIKPKYVEIPVPIYVPCYIEVPIPAQYIPIEQNDDKEHFTSGISNASKLSKHPHMQNNSMEFPHHYNNPYVMNPNLNMNDDKSVCASSKASIQNISSEQKNVEKMVIAGNL; this is encoded by the coding sequence atgGCAGAAAGCAGTTATAGGGATACACAATTATTCAAACCCAATGGTGTGAATATATTTGACAGCAATCTTGGTATGAACAACAAATTAAGTGAGAATATAAGTGCAGAAGAATTATTTCAgtcaaaaaatatataccGAGATGTAAAATCGAAGGTTATCCCTGGTCCTATAAAAACAACTACAGTTGAGAAAGTAACAAAAATACCTAAGATAATATTTCGTGAGAGACAAAAAGATATAGtaaagaaagaaaaaaaaattattcataaaGAAGTTGAGATAGAAAAAATTGTTGAAGTTATTGAAAATAAGGATGAAATTGTATATAATGAAGTGAAAGTAccaaaatatatagatgTTCCTATACTTCAACCAAGACAAGAAGTTCATTATCAACAGATATCAAAGAATGTTCCACGAGGAGTAGAATTAGTTATTACACAAACTTTAGAAGTACCTAGAATTAAACCTAAATATGTAGAAATACCTGTACCTATATATGTACCTTGTTATATTGAAGTACCAATACCTGCACAATATATTCCTATTGAACAAAATGATGATAAGGAACATTTTACATCTGGAATATCAAATGCATCTAAACTTTCTAAACATCCACATATGCAAAACAATTCTATGGAATTTCCAcatcattataataaccCTTATGTGATGAATCCtaatttaaatatgaaCGATGACAAATCTGTATGTGCTAGTTCTAAAGCTTCCatacaaaatatttcttctgaacaaaaaaatgtaGAAAAAATGGTCATTGCTGGgaatttataa